GCTACCCGCACCGCGCTCGTCGAGAGCGGGCTGCGCGTCCTGCGCGACATTTATAACGACGGTATTCATGATGGCCATACACTCGCACCCGACTCGGCCGGACGCGTAACGGTCACCCAGGTCGTCGGCACGGACGGCTCCATCACCCGCCGCTCCTCCGCCTCATTGGAGCAGGCGTTCACCGCACTGCGCATCAATCTCGCCGCCGAAGCCGGCGGACGCGAACTCGGCCTCCCGCTTTTCCGCATCTTCCGCAACGGCGTCACCACGAACCTCATCTTCGACCTCGAAGCCACCCGCCGCCTCCAGGAAAACGCCCTGCGCGAACTCAGCCCGGTCATCGTCGAAGTCGCCCGCGGGCAGACGCTCATCGAACCCGGCATCCGCGTCTCCGCCGAGCAATACGAGATGCTCAACGCTCACCGGAAGTATCTCCTCGAACACGGCGAAATCGCCCTCGAAGAAGGCCTGCAACTCTTCGGCCGCGTGCTGCTCGTGCTGGCCATGGTGATCGCGAGCGTTCTCTACATTCGCATCGAGGACCGCGAAACCCTTCTCAGCAACGGACGCCTCGGCCTGCTCGCGCTCGTCGTTATTCTCAACCTCGCGTTGGTCCGCGCGACCTACGCGCTCGGCAGCCTGCCGTTCTTTATCGGCAACTCCTCGGCCGCCTCGATGCTGCCGTTCCTCGCGCCAGTCGCGATCGCGCCGCTCATCGTGGCCATCCTCATCAATGCCGGCTCCGCCATCTTCATGGCGTTGTTCATCTCGATTTTCACGAGCGTCATTTACGGCAACCGCCTCGACATCCTGGTGCTGACGTTCCTCGCCTCGGTGGTAGCGATTTTCTGCAGTCGCAACACCCGCAAGCGCGGCAACGTCGTGCGCGCCTCGGTCTTCGCCGGAATCACCGTCGCCGCATTCGCCCTGCTGATCGGTTTCGTCGACCGTCTGGAATACATCACGATTCTCAAACACATGGCCGCCGGCCTCGCGACCGGTCTGCTCACCGGCGTGATCGTGGTCGGTCTGCTGCCCGTGCTGGAAGGTCTTTTCAAACGCACCACCGACATCACCCTGCTCGAGCTCACCGACTACAACCATCCGTTGTTGCGCCTCATGCAGCTCGAAGCACCTGGCACCTACCATCATTCGCTCGTCGTCGCGCAACTCTCCGAGAATGCCGCCGCCGAGATCGGCGCCAACCCGCTCCTCGCCCGCGTATGCGCGCTTTTTCACGACATCGGCAAGACCGCCAAGCCCGAGTATTTCGCCGAGAACCAGCGCGACGGAGTCAACCCGCACGACCTGAGCAACCCGTCGTTGTCCGCCCTCATCATCAAGAGCCATGTGAAGGACGGCGTGGACCTCGCCCTCAAGCATAAACTTCCCCGCTCGGTGATCGATGTCATCCAGCAGCACCACGGCACCAGTCTCATCCGCTATTTCTACCATCGCGCCGTGAGTCACACGCGCCCGCCCATTCCGGTTCCAAGCTCCAGCACGCCCTCCAAGGATCCCTTCATCCCCGCGCTTCCGGGACTCGGCCCTGTTCCCGTGAGCGAAAGCACTTACCGTTACGACGGTCCCCGCCCCCGCTTCAAAGAGAGCGCCATCATCCATCTCGCCGACGGCGTCGAGGCCGCCTCGCGCTCCCTGCGCAAAGTCACGCCGCAACACCTCGGCGAGATCATCGACCAGATTTTTCTCGATCGCATGGAGGACGGCCAGCTCGACGAAGCCCCCGTCACGTTTGAGGAACTCGCCAAGATCAAGACGAGCTTCACCTTCACGCTCCTCAATATGCTCCACGGCCGCGTCGCCTACCCGAAGGCCGACGAAGAAGCTCCCGCCAACGCCTGATTTCTCCCCGTGCCTCGCTCACTCGACATCCACAACGCCCACCCGCGCCTGCGCATCGACAAAAAGGCCATCAGCCGCGTCATCACGATTCTTGATGAACATCGCGCCAAGTTCCTCGGCGGCTGTCCCGACGGCGAACTCTCCTTGGCGTTCCTGACCGACGCCAAACTCGCCAAGCTCCACGACGACTTCCTCGACGATCCCACCACGACCGACGTGATCACGTTCGAAGGCGAGCCGGGCTTCGGAGTCGCCGGCGAGATCTGCGTCTCGGCCGACACCGCCGGCACGTATTCAAAAACCAACGACCGCGACTTCAGCGAAGAACTCACGCTCTATATCGTCCACGGCTGGCTGCACCTCGCCGGCTACGACGACCTCGAGCCCGCCAAAAAGCGCAAGATGCGCGCAGCCGAAGCCCGCGCCATGAAGCTGCTCCACGCCGCCAAATCCGTCCCCGACTTCACTCTGAAGCGCTGACGCTCCGTCCGTATTCCGTCCTCGGTCAGTCCCGTCCTCCGTCCGTGCCCGGCCCTCCCCTTACCACCGAAGCGTTCGTCCTGCGTCACTGGCCGCCGACCGATACCTTCCAGTCCTTCACCGTCTTCACGCCGGAACACGGCGCGCTTCGCATCATCCAGCGCCTGCCCGCTAAAAAGCCCTCAGCCGCCCACCTCGCGATCGATCTCTTCGACGAGGTCAACCTGCTCTTGGAAGGCACGCCATCCGGCGACGCTTGGTTCGTGAAGGAAGCGACGCTCATCACCCGCCACGCCGGCATCGGCCGCCGCTACGAATCCCTTCTAAACGCCTCGTCGTTGGCCTCGTTTATCGCGCGTAATCCGGGAGCCGACGAAAGCCACGGCACCATCCACGCGTTGTTGCGCACCGCCTTCACCGCTTTTGCGGCCTCGGATCGCCCCGACATCGTGTATTTGAAAAGCCTCTACTGCTTCGCGCGCGACGAAGGTCACCCGTTAAAACAGCAGTGGTTCCCCGCCCTGCCCGAAGCCGATCGCCCTCTCGCCATCGCGCTCATCAACCAGCCGCTCGCCACGCAAACCGCCGCCCCCGCCGACGTCGCCCGCCTCCTCCACCGCCTCGAGGACTACCTCCGCCAGCACACCGAAATCCATTTGGATTAACCGGCCTTCGCACCCGCGCCGACCCAACATCCGATCAATCCCATTTGTAACTTAATAAGTTACAAACTGCCTTTCAGTTCTTTTACGCCTGACGGCTTTCTTTCGTGTATTTCGTGAGTTTCGTGGTGAACTTTTCCCTTTCGCCCACGCATGGACTTCGACCTCGATCAACGCACCGCCTCGCTGAGCATCGGCGAGTTCTCCGCGTTCACCATCGGTCCGCGTGAACCCGGCGACTCCTCCGGCAACCAAGGTCTTTGGCGAGCCCGTCTCGGCATGCGCTGGCACCAGGAACTGCGCACGTCCACCGCCGCCATCACGCCGGCGGCCACCTTCGAAGTGCCGATCACCGGACGCGTTTTTCACGGCGGCTGGACGCTCACCCTCACCGGTCGCATCGATCAGTTTCTCCCTGCCACCAAGACTTCGCCCGCGATCCTGCGTGAAATAAAAACCACCCTCGATCCGCTCCCCGCGGCCCCCGAGGACCTGCGTGCCGCGCATCCCGAATATTTTGCGCAACTCGCCACTTATCTCGCCCTGCGCCACATCGCCGATCCTGCCGAAAAAATCCGCGGCGAACTCGTCTTCGTTGAAGCCGGCAGCGGTCTCATCCAGACGATCGCCTTCAACGCGATCGATGAAGCCCCTTTCCGCGTTCAACTCGAACGAGTCGCCGAATTCCTCAGCCTTCGCTTGCGCGCCCGTGAGCGCCTGCGTGGCCTCGCCTACCACTCTCCATTCCCAGAGTTGCGCGCCGGTCAGCAGACGACGCAGGCCGACCTCGCCGCCGCGCTCGCCAGTCATCAACACGTGCTCTTCACCGCGCCCACCGGCTTCGGCAAAACCGGCGCGCTCCTCGAATGCGCGCTCGGTGCCATGAAGTCCGGTCGCTACGCCCGCCTGCTCTACCTCACCAGCAAAGCCACCGGCCAACTCCAGGTGTTGCGCACCCTCCGCGACATGACCACCGCGTCCGCCCCAAAACCGGTTTGTAACTTAATAAGTGACAAACCAGCTGGAGCGTCATCCGTCGAGACGTCCGCCACGCCGGTCGCCGCGTGGCATGTGCGGCCGAAACACGAGCACTGCCTCGATCCCGTGTGCTACTGCCAGCGCCGCGAATTCACGCATCCCGACACGATCGCGCAGCGTTGGACGGCGCACGGTTTGTCCCGCTTTTATCTGTTCGAAGACGAGGCTCGCGATCTCCCCGCCCTCCGCTCCGCCGGTCGCACCGCACAAATTTGTCCCTACGAGATCACCCGCACCGCCCTCGCGTTTCAGGATGTCTGGATCGGCGACTACAACTACGTCTTCGCTCCCGCCAATCGCGGTCTCTTCTACAACCAGCCCGGCTTTAATCCCGCCGAGACGCTGCTCGTCATCGACGAGGCTCACAACTTGCCCGCCCGCGCGGCCGACGCTCGTTCGCACGCCGTTCTCGCCGACGATGCCCGTCGCGTCCTGTCCGAACTCGATCACGTCCGCGCCCCGTCCGCACTCCAGCGCGCTTGGGAAACCTGGACACTTCTCCTCGCCTCGCTGCCTGTGTGCGAAGCACTCGATCTCGCCCTCGAGGATGACGTTGCCGACACCCTCCGCCGCCTCGCCGAGTTGATCACGTTACAGCCGCTTCCTTACGAGGAAATCGAACAGCCCGTCCGCGAACTTCTCTGGCAAATCCCGTCGCTCGCCGAGTGGTTCACGCAACCGTTTCCACGTCTCGTGTGGAGCCCGCGCGCCGGCGAACTCCGCCTCACGTGTCTCGACGCCGCGATTCCCACTGGCGAGATCCTGCGCGACTACGCCGGTGTGATTTTTGCCACCGCCACGCCCGGTCCCGCGCAAACCTTTTCCGAAGCCTGCGGATTGTCGGAGAACCTGAAACCCGACACGCGAAACCTGAAGCTCCAGTCCTCCGCATCCGTCTCCCCTGCCTCAGGTTTCAAGTCCCCGATCTCAGGCCTCTCCGCCGTCACCGCGCACACGCCGTGGCGCGACGATGCCTACGACATCGCGTATGACGTGCGCGTGGACACGACGTTCCAGCAACGCGCCCGCCACGCCGGCACCACCGCCGACACCATCGCCGCACTCCACGCCGCCGCGCAGGGTCCGGTCGCGGTTTTCTTTCCCAGCTACGCCTACGCCGAGGCCATCGAGAAAACCCTCCAGCAACGCCAGCCACACTTGCGCGCTTCGCTGCAACCGCGTCTCTCCGACCTCGCCGCGCAAACCGCGTGGGTGGACCAATCCCTCGCCTTCTCAGACGCGCTTTTTCTCGTGCTCGGCAGCAGTTTTGCCGAGGGCATCGACACGCTCGGCGGACGCATCAGCCACGCCATGGTCGTCGGCCCCGCTCTGCCCGAGGTCAACGCTGTGCAAAAGGCCCGTCTCGATGCGCTTTCCACCCACACTCGCGAAGCCGCTTTCCAACGTGTCTATCAGGTCCCCGGCATCCAAAAAGTGAATCAGGCCCTCGGCCGTCTCGTGCGTGCGCCCGGCCAGCGCGCCAAGGTCATCATCCAGTGCCGCCGCTTCATAGAGCCCGCTTACGCCTCGCTGCTCGACCACGATTACCAGTTCGGCACCACGCTCACGAGCGAGACCGGTTTGCGCGCATGGTTGCAAGCACCGCAAGTTTCTCCCTGATCAGCACCGGCCCGCAAAGGCCCGCGACCATGCAACACCTGAGCGCCCTTTCCCTGCTGGTCCGCGACTACGACGAAGCCCTCGCGTATTACACCGGCAGCCTCGGGTTCACGCTCATCGAAGACACCCCGATGACTCCGGAAAAACGCTGGGTGGTCGTCGCTCCGCCCGGCTCTCGCGAAACCCGTCTGCTCCTCGCCAAGGCCAAAAACGCCTCCGAACTCGCCGCACTCGGCAATCAATCCGGCGGACGCGTTTTCCTCTTTCTCCAAACCGACGACTTCGACCGCGATTACCGCGCTTACCTCGCGAAGGGTGTTAAATTTCTCGAAGCTCCACGCCACGAGACCTACGCCACCGTCGCCGTCTTCGAGGATCTCTACGGCAACCGCTGGGACCTTCTTCAGCTCAACCCGTCAACACCCCGCTGAGCCCGCACCACGTCATCTATTTCAGATACCTTCAGCCCGCGTCCGCGTCTTTCCCTTCACCATGAACGTCTCTTCCTCCTTCGCTGCCAGACTGCTCGCCGGTCTGTTGTCCCTGTGCATGGTTTCCCTCCCGAGCTTCGCCACCTGCGGCGGCGGTGGTGGCGGTGGCAAGGGCGGTGTCGTCCCCAACTCAAAACCGACCGATACCTTCCGCGTCTCGTGGAAAAGCCTCCCGCCCGGAAAACCCGCGCCCAAGGACGCCGGCGTTTCCCTCGTCATTCTGTGGTTCCCCGTCGCGCTTGATGTCGCCGCGACTTCACCGCTGCAACGCTCCGCCGAACTCACCGCGCTCGGTGCGCGTTGCGTGTTCACCGGCTTGGTGACGCCCGGCAATCGCGAGCTGCGCAAAGCCCACGGCATCGCCGATGACAAGGAAGCCGTTGTCATCACCACGCGCGAAGGCGTGGAGCTCAACCGCGTCGTCGCCACGCCTGATCCCGTGCTGACGCTTGAGCAGGTCGAAGGGCTCACCCGCAGCGCCCTCGCGTCGCGCGAAGCCCAGCTCGAAGCCTTGTTCGCCAGCGCCGCAAAAAAGAAATCCGCCGGTGACACCGCAGGCGCCGCCGCCGATTTAAAAACCATCTGGGCCGAACGCTGCCTCTTCGCCCCGCAGGCCCAGCGCGCCGCCGATGCCCTCAAGGTTCTCGGCATCATCGTCACCGCGTCCGCCTCCGATCAACGCCTGCTCGATCCCGCCTTTGCCCCGCTCACCGGCCCCGCGCTTCAAACCGTGCGCACCGCCCTCGAGTCCGGACTCAAAGCGGAACTCGAAGCCCGTTACGCCGAAGCCGAGGAACACTACGTCCACGCCGTCACGCTCGCTCCGAACGATGCGACCGCGCTCCGTTTTCTCGGCGAATTCTACCGCCATCAAACCGGCCAGTGGGACCGCGCCGGCCGTCTCTTTAATCGCATCCTCGAAAACCCATCCGACCCGATCGCCCGCGCCGTCGCGTTGCATGGCTTGGGCAAGATGACGATTCACGCCGGCCGCTTCGCCGAGGGTCTCGCGATGTTCGAGCAATCCCTCGATGCCTACCCGTTGCCCATCACCTACCGGAATCTCGCCGTGTATTGGTTCTCCGAAAAACAAAGCGACAAGGCAGCCGGCTACATGCGCCAGGCTCTCGCGCTTGATCTCGCGGACACCTACAACCAGATCTTCGCCGCCGTATATTTGGCCGCAGCCGGACAAACCGAGGACGCGCTCAAAGTTGCCCGCGCCAACGAGCATGTCCTCGAAGCCAGTTACAATCTCGCCGCCATCTGGGCGCAGGCCGGTGACCGCGCGAAAGCCATGGAACTGCTCCGCCGCCAGTTCTACACCTACGAGCAATACGACGCCGTTCGCGCCATGGAGATGAAGGAAGCGCGCGAAGATTACATGTTCACCAGCCTGCACGCCGACGCCGCGTTCGACACGCTCACGAAGGACGCCAAAAACGCGTGGATGATCGGCCGCGAATTCTGCGCCCCCGACCAACTCATCCCGCTCACCGCCGCGCCGGGGCCGCGCATGTGATTCGATAAACTCCCCGCCCGCACCCATGCCCGACTCCACGCCTCCTTCGATCTCCTTGCCCGCCATGGGCGAGATCGTCCCGCTCC
This portion of the Rariglobus hedericola genome encodes:
- a CDS encoding HD family phosphohydrolase encodes the protein MLAFLHKLLDRNQPRTRKTAVVSGTVEFLETSRLVTMLIFTATTAAIVLISFVGISTANLPVLENQIASLRIVSSAPFTYASKEKTRLAGEQIRDRLPPVYRLDFESFNQFETHMRELLVALDAFDKRQAEDVILPAKRKEDFTALVAAFNAKGPYQVSPTDITVLHKSGPSATRTALVESGLRVLRDIYNDGIHDGHTLAPDSAGRVTVTQVVGTDGSITRRSSASLEQAFTALRINLAAEAGGRELGLPLFRIFRNGVTTNLIFDLEATRRLQENALRELSPVIVEVARGQTLIEPGIRVSAEQYEMLNAHRKYLLEHGEIALEEGLQLFGRVLLVLAMVIASVLYIRIEDRETLLSNGRLGLLALVVILNLALVRATYALGSLPFFIGNSSAASMLPFLAPVAIAPLIVAILINAGSAIFMALFISIFTSVIYGNRLDILVLTFLASVVAIFCSRNTRKRGNVVRASVFAGITVAAFALLIGFVDRLEYITILKHMAAGLATGLLTGVIVVGLLPVLEGLFKRTTDITLLELTDYNHPLLRLMQLEAPGTYHHSLVVAQLSENAAAEIGANPLLARVCALFHDIGKTAKPEYFAENQRDGVNPHDLSNPSLSALIIKSHVKDGVDLALKHKLPRSVIDVIQQHHGTSLIRYFYHRAVSHTRPPIPVPSSSTPSKDPFIPALPGLGPVPVSESTYRYDGPRPRFKESAIIHLADGVEAASRSLRKVTPQHLGEIIDQIFLDRMEDGQLDEAPVTFEELAKIKTSFTFTLLNMLHGRVAYPKADEEAPANA
- a CDS encoding ATP-dependent DNA helicase; its protein translation is MDFDLDQRTASLSIGEFSAFTIGPREPGDSSGNQGLWRARLGMRWHQELRTSTAAITPAATFEVPITGRVFHGGWTLTLTGRIDQFLPATKTSPAILREIKTTLDPLPAAPEDLRAAHPEYFAQLATYLALRHIADPAEKIRGELVFVEAGSGLIQTIAFNAIDEAPFRVQLERVAEFLSLRLRARERLRGLAYHSPFPELRAGQQTTQADLAAALASHQHVLFTAPTGFGKTGALLECALGAMKSGRYARLLYLTSKATGQLQVLRTLRDMTTASAPKPVCNLISDKPAGASSVETSATPVAAWHVRPKHEHCLDPVCYCQRREFTHPDTIAQRWTAHGLSRFYLFEDEARDLPALRSAGRTAQICPYEITRTALAFQDVWIGDYNYVFAPANRGLFYNQPGFNPAETLLVIDEAHNLPARAADARSHAVLADDARRVLSELDHVRAPSALQRAWETWTLLLASLPVCEALDLALEDDVADTLRRLAELITLQPLPYEEIEQPVRELLWQIPSLAEWFTQPFPRLVWSPRAGELRLTCLDAAIPTGEILRDYAGVIFATATPGPAQTFSEACGLSENLKPDTRNLKLQSSASVSPASGFKSPISGLSAVTAHTPWRDDAYDIAYDVRVDTTFQQRARHAGTTADTIAALHAAAQGPVAVFFPSYAYAEAIEKTLQQRQPHLRASLQPRLSDLAAQTAWVDQSLAFSDALFLVLGSSFAEGIDTLGGRISHAMVVGPALPEVNAVQKARLDALSTHTREAAFQRVYQVPGIQKVNQALGRLVRAPGQRAKVIIQCRRFIEPAYASLLDHDYQFGTTLTSETGLRAWLQAPQVSP
- a CDS encoding VOC family protein → MQHLSALSLLVRDYDEALAYYTGSLGFTLIEDTPMTPEKRWVVVAPPGSRETRLLLAKAKNASELAALGNQSGGRVFLFLQTDDFDRDYRAYLAKGVKFLEAPRHETYATVAVFEDLYGNRWDLLQLNPSTPR
- a CDS encoding tetratricopeptide repeat protein; protein product: MNVSSSFAARLLAGLLSLCMVSLPSFATCGGGGGGGKGGVVPNSKPTDTFRVSWKSLPPGKPAPKDAGVSLVILWFPVALDVAATSPLQRSAELTALGARCVFTGLVTPGNRELRKAHGIADDKEAVVITTREGVELNRVVATPDPVLTLEQVEGLTRSALASREAQLEALFASAAKKKSAGDTAGAAADLKTIWAERCLFAPQAQRAADALKVLGIIVTASASDQRLLDPAFAPLTGPALQTVRTALESGLKAELEARYAEAEEHYVHAVTLAPNDATALRFLGEFYRHQTGQWDRAGRLFNRILENPSDPIARAVALHGLGKMTIHAGRFAEGLAMFEQSLDAYPLPITYRNLAVYWFSEKQSDKAAGYMRQALALDLADTYNQIFAAVYLAAAGQTEDALKVARANEHVLEASYNLAAIWAQAGDRAKAMELLRRQFYTYEQYDAVRAMEMKEAREDYMFTSLHADAAFDTLTKDAKNAWMIGREFCAPDQLIPLTAAPGPRM
- the ybeY gene encoding rRNA maturation RNase YbeY, whose amino-acid sequence is MPRSLDIHNAHPRLRIDKKAISRVITILDEHRAKFLGGCPDGELSLAFLTDAKLAKLHDDFLDDPTTTDVITFEGEPGFGVAGEICVSADTAGTYSKTNDRDFSEELTLYIVHGWLHLAGYDDLEPAKKRKMRAAEARAMKLLHAAKSVPDFTLKR